Proteins from one Gossypium raimondii isolate GPD5lz chromosome 8, ASM2569854v1, whole genome shotgun sequence genomic window:
- the LOC105791858 gene encoding uncharacterized protein LOC105791858: MGSFKGHALPGTLFLMVGVWHIWSSVVRFVSNPKSFEVRVWNPVPGFNGKLKHLELYVVAFGAFIDLCIELLYSTHLKFFVDGVLNPSHLNDFEHSGMLLMFFLLGAIALLSEKTSFVTLPQGALCLIAAAAFTAEYLLFYFHSTTHKGLEGYYHLVLVLLIGLCILTTLAGALFPNSFPVDLCSGIAITLQGLWFYQTAFTLYGLMMPDGCRLKDNAIHCLPDNEVRGQLIANFQLFSLVLGVLIAVVGLYNFAASRYGNSDLRSMQSVQN; this comes from the exons ATGGGATCTTTCAAGGGTCATGCTTTGCCAGGGACACTGTTTCTGATGGTGGGTGTATGGCACATATGGAGTTCCGTGGTTCGGTTTGTGTCAAACCCTAAGTCTTTTGAGGTCAGAGTATGGAACCCAGTTCCTGGTTTTAATGGGAAGTTGAAGCACTTGGAGCTATATGTTGTAGCCTTTGGTGCTTTCATTGATCTGTGTATCGAGCTTTTGTATTCAACCCACCTCAAGTTTTTTGTGGATGGAGTCTTGAATCCATCACACTTGAACGATTTTGAGCATTCAGGGATGCTTCTCATGTTTTTCCTCTTAGGCGCTATCGCTTTGCTTTCAGAGAAAACGAG TTTTGTTACCTTACCACAAGGAGCCCTTTGTCTTATTGCGGCCGCAGCATTCACTGCAGAGTATCTGTTATTCTACTTTCACTCAACCACTCACAAGGGCCTTGAAGGATACTACCATCTTGTTCTTGTCCTTTTAATAGGACTCTGCATCTTGACCACGCTTGCTGGAGCTCTCTTCCCAAACAGCTTCCCGGTTGATTTGTGTAGTGGAATTGCTATAACTCTCCAAGGCCTCTGGTTCTACCAGACTGCTTTCACCCTCTATGGCCTCATGATGCCGGACGGTTGTCGACTCAAGGATAATGCAATACATTGCCTTCCGGATAATGAAGTTCGAGGCCAATTGATTGCCAACTTCCAGCTCTTTTCTCTGGTACTTGGTGTCCTCATCGCCGTTGTGGGATTATACAATTTCGCAGCTTCAAGATACGGGAATTCCGATCTTAGAAGCATGCAATCAGTTCAAAATTGA